The following are encoded in a window of Bacillus xiapuensis genomic DNA:
- a CDS encoding uracil/xanthine transporter has translation METWKERDLRKMLSTGGASIQWLFFMFANTVVVPVSVGAAFELSGAEIAMTLRSSLILTGIACVLQGIWGHRYPLMEGHSGLMWGLLLHISTSASALGMSYQEIGGGIASGMLAAAVFTAAAGWAGWASHIRKIFTPMVMSVYLFLLSVQLVFIFFSGMMKLTSSGQLDIAVSLYSVAIVLFVSALKIKGRGIISHFSILIGIVVGWGLYMVLFSSEAATSGGRADFHWFPLGAPNLEWGIVLTTFVAGVINMSNTIASVQAAGLLLKEPPSNDQMNRSFALTGLFTGGAAFLGLVPYAPFTSSIGFLESTRMVERLPFIIGGVLFSLLGIIPAAGELFATLPITVGSAVLFVAYLQLFGSALKSLDGTDFHSNTIFRIAAPVLTGISIMMMDPEIFSSLPIYIQPLFTNGLIIGVLLSAVLERFVRWEEQ, from the coding sequence ATGGAGACATGGAAAGAGCGCGATTTGCGAAAGATGCTTTCGACGGGGGGAGCGTCTATCCAATGGCTATTCTTTATGTTTGCAAATACGGTTGTCGTGCCGGTTTCGGTTGGAGCGGCCTTTGAACTGTCTGGTGCGGAAATCGCCATGACGCTAAGAAGCTCTCTCATTTTAACGGGGATTGCCTGTGTGCTGCAAGGAATATGGGGGCACCGATATCCGCTGATGGAAGGGCATTCGGGACTAATGTGGGGACTTCTGTTACATATCAGCACCTCGGCTTCTGCGCTTGGGATGAGCTATCAGGAGATTGGCGGCGGAATTGCTTCGGGAATGTTAGCTGCCGCCGTTTTTACGGCGGCAGCAGGATGGGCGGGGTGGGCTTCGCACATTAGAAAAATCTTTACGCCGATGGTGATGAGTGTTTATTTATTTTTACTATCAGTTCAGCTGGTGTTTATTTTCTTTTCAGGGATGATGAAATTGACGAGCAGCGGTCAGTTGGATATAGCAGTGAGCTTATATTCTGTGGCGATTGTGCTGTTTGTCAGTGCGCTGAAGATCAAGGGGAGAGGCATCATTAGCCATTTTTCCATTTTAATCGGCATTGTAGTTGGCTGGGGGCTGTATATGGTTCTGTTTTCTTCGGAAGCAGCGACGTCAGGCGGCAGAGCCGATTTTCACTGGTTCCCTTTAGGAGCGCCGAATTTGGAATGGGGAATTGTGTTGACAACCTTTGTAGCGGGGGTCATTAATATGAGCAATACGATCGCTTCTGTTCAGGCGGCGGGTCTTTTGCTGAAAGAGCCGCCTTCTAACGATCAGATGAATCGTTCATTTGCGCTGACTGGCCTGTTCACGGGCGGAGCGGCTTTTCTCGGGCTCGTTCCGTATGCTCCGTTTACTTCATCAATCGGCTTTCTGGAAAGTACGCGGATGGTCGAGCGGCTGCCGTTTATAATTGGAGGCGTGTTATTTAGCCTGCTCGGAATTATCCCTGCAGCAGGAGAGCTATTTGCCACACTTCCAATTACGGTGGGAAGTGCAGTGCTATTTGTGGCTTACTTGCAATTGTTTGGGAGTGCATTGAAATCGCTGGACGGAACGGACTTTCATTCCAACACCATTTTTCGGATTGCCGCTCCTGTTCTCACCGGGATTAGCATTATGATGATGGACCCTGAGATATTTAGTTCCTTGCCGATATACATTCAGCCCCTCTTCACAAACGGATTGATCATAGGCGTATTATTGTCTGCCGTGCTTGAACGGTTTGTTCGTTGGGAAGAACAGTAG
- the recX gene encoding recombination regulator RecX: MAIITKISAQEKRADRYNVFLNEKYAFSVDEAVLIRFGLKKGKELSEGEIAEITEKDQIRKGINIAVQFLSIRMRSEQEVRKHLEKKEVNPAHIGEIIRYLYQLHYLDDLQFAKAYVRTQLRTTDKGPNVIERELKEKGIAPAFIEEVLNFFSFDQQLEKAAALAEKYRKKNTKESAIRQKQKIEQALMRKGYSWNVIQEALLQTESADKEEQWQALLYQAEKAHRRYNKYTGGEYRQKMKQSLYRKGFDISDIEKVIEHLQGEN; the protein is encoded by the coding sequence ATGGCCATTATTACAAAGATATCCGCCCAGGAAAAGCGGGCGGATCGCTATAATGTCTTTCTGAATGAAAAATACGCTTTTAGCGTTGATGAAGCGGTGCTGATTCGATTCGGCCTAAAGAAAGGAAAGGAGCTCAGCGAAGGAGAAATCGCAGAGATTACCGAAAAGGATCAGATCCGCAAAGGCATCAATATAGCCGTTCAGTTTCTGTCGATTCGCATGAGATCGGAGCAAGAAGTACGGAAGCATCTGGAGAAGAAGGAAGTGAATCCAGCCCATATCGGGGAAATTATTCGCTACTTATATCAGCTCCATTACTTGGATGATTTGCAGTTTGCCAAGGCGTATGTGAGGACGCAGCTTCGGACGACAGATAAAGGGCCGAATGTGATCGAGCGTGAATTGAAGGAGAAAGGGATCGCGCCGGCTTTCATTGAAGAGGTGCTGAATTTCTTTAGTTTCGACCAGCAGCTTGAAAAAGCCGCCGCTCTAGCGGAAAAATACAGAAAGAAAAACACGAAGGAATCCGCCATCAGACAAAAGCAAAAGATTGAGCAGGCATTGATGAGAAAGGGGTATAGCTGGAACGTGATTCAAGAAGCCCTATTACAAACAGAGTCTGCCGATAAAGAGGAGCAGTGGCAGGCTCTGTTGTACCAGGCGGAAAAAGCCCATCGCCGATACAATAAATACACCGGCGGCGAATACCGGCAGAAGATGAAGCAATCGCTGTATCGCAAAGGCTTTGATATCAGCGACATCGAGAAGGTGATCGAGCATCTGCAAGGGGAAAATTAA
- a CDS encoding SDR family NAD(P)-dependent oxidoreductase: MRNCVITGGGSGLGKELAIIYGQKGYHTHLISRQADKLASVQREIITAGGQATIHSLDLRNPAEIERLANRFLSKQQSIDLLINNAGIGIFGPFAEIDIDDLQTTFETNVYAPIIMTKIFLPLMTSGGSVINIISTAGLRGKKNEAIYCASKFALRGFTESLQKEFEPSRIRFVAVYMGGMNTPFWELSDHVKDTSKLKTPEEVASIIASQAKDKNEIIIESH; encoded by the coding sequence TTGAGAAACTGTGTAATTACTGGCGGTGGCTCAGGTCTTGGAAAAGAGCTAGCGATAATATATGGTCAAAAAGGATATCATACCCATTTAATCAGCCGCCAAGCTGATAAGCTCGCTTCTGTTCAGCGTGAGATCATCACTGCCGGCGGACAAGCTACGATCCACTCGCTTGATTTGCGGAATCCAGCCGAGATCGAGCGTTTAGCCAATCGTTTTCTGTCTAAACAGCAAAGCATCGATCTCCTTATTAACAACGCGGGGATCGGTATTTTCGGACCTTTTGCGGAAATAGATATAGATGATTTGCAGACCACGTTTGAAACCAATGTGTACGCGCCGATTATTATGACGAAGATTTTTCTTCCGCTTATGACCTCTGGCGGAAGCGTCATCAATATTATTTCAACAGCGGGCTTGCGCGGAAAGAAAAATGAAGCCATTTATTGCGCAAGCAAATTTGCCCTGCGCGGATTTACGGAAAGCCTGCAGAAAGAGTTCGAACCAAGCCGAATCCGCTTCGTTGCTGTCTACATGGGAGGAATGAATACCCCATTTTGGGAGCTGTCCGATCATGTAAAAGATACATCTAAATTAAAAACGCCGGAAGAAGTGGCAAGCATCATTGCTTCCCAAGCAAAGGATAAGAATGAAATCATTATTGAATCCCATTAA
- the mutY gene encoding A/G-specific adenine glycosylase: MKFTSLKNIGSIDIPKFQEDLIAWYQQEKRDLPWRRSPDPYKVWVSEIMLQQTRVDTVIPYFNRFMEKFPTIEALADAEEEQVLKAWEGLGYYSRARNLQAAVREVKENYGGRVPDTKDEISSLKGVGPYTSGAILSIAYGVPEPAVDGNVMRVMARILSIWEDIAKSSSRKIFEEAVRQMIAKEDPSSFNQALMELGALICTPASPSCLLCPVREHCRAFHEGVEQELPVKTRKKNSKHVHLGAAVLMTEDGKVLIQKRPETGLLANLWEFPNVELSGTGNPKEEVNRFIQKHYGLSAKLKSESATKIQHVFSHLTWDIDVFWGTVHEASFTNEKRQFVPVSQVETFAFSVSHQKIWKTIRNQQDISSESPSE, encoded by the coding sequence GTGAAATTCACATCATTAAAAAACATCGGAAGCATCGATATCCCGAAATTCCAAGAAGATTTAATTGCCTGGTACCAACAAGAGAAGCGTGATTTGCCGTGGAGACGCAGCCCGGATCCTTATAAAGTATGGGTATCTGAAATCATGCTTCAGCAAACGAGAGTAGATACAGTCATTCCGTACTTCAACCGGTTTATGGAAAAATTCCCAACGATCGAAGCGCTTGCAGATGCCGAAGAAGAACAAGTGTTAAAGGCATGGGAAGGCCTCGGTTATTATTCACGGGCTCGCAATTTGCAGGCGGCTGTGCGAGAGGTGAAGGAGAATTATGGGGGAAGAGTGCCTGATACGAAGGATGAGATTTCCTCTTTAAAAGGAGTTGGACCGTACACGAGCGGGGCAATTTTGAGCATTGCGTACGGGGTGCCGGAGCCGGCGGTTGACGGCAACGTCATGCGGGTGATGGCACGCATTCTCTCTATTTGGGAAGATATTGCCAAGTCTTCCTCCCGAAAAATATTCGAAGAGGCCGTCCGGCAAATGATTGCCAAAGAGGACCCCTCTTCGTTCAATCAAGCGCTGATGGAACTCGGCGCCTTGATTTGCACTCCGGCATCTCCATCCTGCCTCCTTTGTCCTGTACGGGAGCATTGCCGTGCTTTTCATGAGGGCGTAGAACAAGAGCTCCCGGTCAAAACACGCAAAAAAAATAGCAAGCATGTACATCTTGGTGCGGCGGTGCTCATGACAGAAGACGGGAAGGTCCTTATTCAAAAACGGCCCGAGACCGGACTTTTAGCGAATTTATGGGAATTTCCAAACGTTGAATTAAGCGGAACAGGCAATCCAAAAGAGGAAGTGAATCGGTTTATTCAAAAGCATTATGGATTATCCGCTAAGCTTAAATCAGAATCGGCTACTAAGATTCAGCATGTCTTTTCCCATTTAACTTGGGACATTGATGTCTTTTGGGGAACGGTTCATGAGGCTTCTTTCACCAATGAAAAACGTCAATTTGTTCCGGTCTCGCAAGTAGAGACATTTGCTTTTTCAGTGTCCCATC
- a CDS encoding metal-dependent hydrolase, with product MDTGTHFVMGFALGGLSTLDPAVAGDSATKYAVLAAVVIGSQAPDIDTILKLRNNAVYIRNHRGATHSIPAVLLWPVLITAVISLLLPESNILHLWLWSQFAVFLHVFVDIFNAYGTQAFRPFSSKWVALGVINTFDPFIFSAHVVGLVLWIFGYHPGYTFITIYFVLIGYYILRFQMQGAVRNAVRRLIPDAEEIIIAPTIRFNQWRIAVKTPEHFYVARGYRRSVTILDKYKRVPIPNTRLFEEAKKDDNLSAFLHFSPVYRWEVAEYDDCYEVKFIDLRYRNNGYYPFVAVVQLDLDYHIIGSYTGWIFSEEKLRKKLEFIPESH from the coding sequence TTGGATACTGGAACTCATTTCGTTATGGGATTCGCTTTAGGAGGTCTGTCAACGCTTGATCCTGCAGTTGCTGGCGATTCCGCTACAAAGTATGCGGTATTAGCAGCAGTCGTCATCGGTTCACAAGCTCCTGATATAGATACCATCTTAAAGCTTAGAAATAACGCTGTCTATATTCGCAATCACCGGGGAGCTACCCACTCCATTCCGGCGGTTCTCTTATGGCCTGTGCTGATTACGGCCGTCATCTCGCTTCTCTTGCCGGAAAGCAACATTCTTCATCTGTGGCTGTGGAGCCAGTTTGCCGTATTTCTGCACGTCTTTGTTGATATATTTAATGCTTACGGAACCCAAGCATTCCGGCCTTTTTCATCTAAATGGGTAGCGCTCGGTGTGATCAATACCTTTGATCCCTTTATCTTTTCCGCCCATGTAGTCGGCCTTGTTCTCTGGATATTCGGATATCATCCAGGATACACATTTATCACGATTTATTTCGTTCTCATCGGATACTATATATTGCGCTTTCAAATGCAGGGAGCTGTTCGAAATGCCGTCCGCCGCCTCATTCCCGATGCGGAAGAAATTATCATAGCACCGACCATCCGTTTCAATCAATGGAGAATTGCGGTAAAAACACCGGAACACTTCTATGTAGCCAGAGGATACCGGCGCTCTGTCACGATTCTGGATAAATACAAGCGCGTACCCATTCCAAACACTCGGCTCTTTGAAGAAGCGAAGAAAGATGATAACCTTTCCGCTTTTCTTCATTTCTCCCCTGTCTATCGCTGGGAAGTAGCTGAATATGATGATTGCTACGAAGTGAAATTCATTGATCTGCGCTATCGCAACAACGGCTACTACCCATTTGTGGCCGTCGTTCAGCTGGATCTTGACTATCATATTATAGGCTCTTATACCGGCTGGATCTTCAGCGAAGAAAAGCTGAGAAAGAAGTTGGAATTTATTCCTGAATCCCATTAA
- a CDS encoding YfhH family protein produces the protein MEIEKRYSEMTEYELRQEIARLKERAKKAEQMGIVNEFAVLERKALMAEAYLMNPADFEPGKIYEMQGAPGTFFKISYLNGVFAWGYRLNGDGKEEGLPISMLKLQKEIEE, from the coding sequence GTGGAAATAGAGAAACGCTATAGTGAGATGACAGAGTATGAATTGCGGCAGGAAATTGCCCGGCTTAAAGAAAGAGCGAAAAAGGCGGAACAGATGGGGATAGTCAATGAGTTTGCCGTGCTTGAGCGAAAAGCTTTAATGGCGGAAGCTTATCTCATGAATCCGGCCGACTTTGAGCCCGGAAAGATATACGAAATGCAGGGGGCGCCGGGCACGTTTTTTAAAATCAGTTATTTAAATGGTGTGTTTGCTTGGGGCTACCGCTTAAATGGCGATGGTAAAGAGGAAGGCTTGCCGATTTCTATGCTGAAACTTCAAAAAGAGATAGAAGAGTGA
- a CDS encoding TIGR01777 family oxidoreductase, giving the protein MKAVIAGGTGLIGRALTEELLARGYQVYILTRQPEHKQSSDQLQYVKWLSDNARPEAELQEARIFINLAGEPLNSGRWSAERKRRIISSRLSSTKEMLRIMRNISVRPEVFINASAIGYYPPSLSDTFTEASQAAGRNFLASTVQLWEEAALQAESLGIRTVLTRFGIILEKSGGALPRMVLPYKWFAGGKIGSGQQWMSWIHIKDAARAIVFAIEHTDISGPVNLTAPVPERMNSFGRTLSKVLHRPHWLSVPKLALQALLGEMSSLVLEGQRVFPDKLLDHQFDFQHPKLQSALEDLLVSKETDQPSGKEYADG; this is encoded by the coding sequence ATGAAAGCAGTGATTGCCGGGGGAACCGGATTGATCGGAAGGGCTTTGACGGAAGAGTTGCTGGCGAGAGGCTATCAAGTTTATATACTAACCCGGCAGCCCGAACATAAACAAAGCAGCGATCAGCTGCAGTATGTGAAGTGGCTTTCTGACAACGCTCGGCCAGAAGCGGAACTCCAAGAAGCCCGCATCTTTATTAATCTTGCTGGTGAGCCGCTTAACAGCGGGCGCTGGAGTGCTGAGCGCAAGCGCCGGATTATCAGCAGCCGCCTGTCATCCACCAAGGAAATGCTGCGGATCATGCGGAATATTTCCGTGCGGCCGGAAGTATTTATAAATGCGAGCGCTATCGGCTATTATCCTCCTTCTTTGTCAGACACCTTTACTGAAGCCTCTCAAGCAGCTGGCCGCAACTTTCTTGCATCCACCGTCCAATTATGGGAAGAAGCAGCGCTGCAAGCTGAATCGTTAGGCATCCGCACCGTTCTCACCCGCTTTGGCATTATTCTCGAAAAGAGCGGCGGAGCTTTGCCGCGCATGGTATTGCCTTATAAATGGTTTGCAGGCGGAAAAATCGGCTCAGGGCAACAATGGATGTCCTGGATTCATATAAAAGATGCGGCTCGAGCGATTGTATTTGCTATTGAACACACTGACATAAGCGGTCCCGTCAACCTGACCGCTCCCGTTCCTGAACGGATGAATAGCTTTGGAAGAACGCTCTCTAAAGTCCTGCATCGCCCGCATTGGCTATCTGTGCCAAAGCTGGCTCTGCAAGCATTACTCGGGGAAATGAGCTCTTTAGTGTTGGAAGGGCAGCGAGTTTTTCCTGATAAGCTGCTCGATCATCAATTTGACTTTCAGCACCCCAAACTTCAGTCGGCTTTAGAAGATCTCCTAGTCTCAAAGGAAACAGATCAGCCATCAGGCAAAGAATATGCTGATGGCTGA
- a CDS encoding YfhJ family protein has translation MEEIFERLTKLLLDRNTSLTYARARAWVEHLWEDFEATYAKAGYKYKGKEMTEKVVRQWIDNYGSRLHEFASRNEKYRHLLADNRDIKH, from the coding sequence ATGGAAGAAATCTTTGAGCGGCTAACGAAGCTGCTGCTGGATCGAAACACAAGCTTAACTTATGCCCGCGCCCGCGCCTGGGTAGAGCATCTTTGGGAAGACTTTGAGGCAACCTATGCGAAAGCGGGCTATAAATACAAAGGAAAAGAAATGACTGAAAAGGTTGTACGCCAATGGATTGACAATTATGGGAGCCGGCTGCATGAGTTTGCCAGCCGAAATGAAAAGTACCGCCATTTATTGGCGGATAACAGGGATATAAAGCATTAA
- a CDS encoding PH domain-containing protein → MYFPSKKDRWLYPVHWGCVAACFAPLLAKADYGVLFFTVPLAAMLVWGWFSTGYTLQGNELIIQSGLYKKKIPINDIKKISPTRNPSAAWALSMDRLEIIYGSERNMALVSPKDAQQFIASLHEINPRIGKERTAF, encoded by the coding sequence TTGTATTTCCCATCTAAAAAAGATCGATGGCTCTATCCGGTTCATTGGGGCTGTGTAGCCGCTTGCTTTGCTCCGCTTCTCGCCAAGGCGGATTACGGAGTACTGTTTTTCACTGTGCCGTTAGCTGCTATGCTCGTTTGGGGATGGTTTTCCACGGGTTATACACTTCAAGGCAACGAGTTAATCATTCAAAGCGGCCTGTACAAAAAGAAGATTCCCATCAATGATATTAAGAAGATTAGCCCGACTAGAAATCCGTCAGCTGCTTGGGCGTTATCCATGGATAGACTTGAAATTATCTATGGTTCCGAGCGGAATATGGCGCTTGTTTCTCCAAAGGATGCGCAGCAATTTATCGCTTCGCTGCATGAGATAAATCCCCGGATCGGTAAAGAACGCACTGCTTTTTAA